A region from the Candidatus Caldatribacterium sp. genome encodes:
- a CDS encoding sugar ABC transporter permease: MEKILRDWRYITLFVAPALIFYGAILLVPILWSIGYSLFDGSPISGFHFVGFGNYLKIWRDRDFLGSLWFSVKYALVVTPGQIGLGFLLSLLYFLVLKRTSLFSTIVRTLVFFPVVLPTVAVAQMFVKLFEITPQYGLVNALLDALGLDAWIRPFLGRGDTAFWVAAGMNIWTAMGFYAVLLYSGLLDIPYELIEAARLDGASGWSLVRFVISPLLRPLLVTSTIFSLNGTLKVFDQLLALTGGGPGKSTTPLTLYMYRTVFHYNQYGYGSTIAVILTLECLLVTGVLSFARRRVE, translated from the coding sequence GTGGAGAAGATTCTTCGCGATTGGCGGTACATTACCCTTTTTGTTGCTCCCGCTCTCATCTTTTATGGTGCTATTCTTCTTGTTCCGATCCTCTGGTCCATAGGTTACTCTCTTTTTGACGGTTCCCCCATCTCAGGCTTTCACTTCGTGGGTTTTGGGAACTACTTAAAGATCTGGCGAGATCGAGACTTTTTGGGAAGTCTCTGGTTCAGCGTAAAGTACGCCTTAGTGGTGACTCCAGGACAGATTGGTTTGGGGTTCCTGCTCTCCTTGCTTTACTTTCTCGTTCTGAAGCGTACCTCCCTTTTTTCCACTATTGTTCGTACTCTTGTTTTCTTCCCTGTTGTCCTTCCTACCGTCGCCGTAGCCCAAATGTTTGTGAAACTCTTTGAAATTACCCCCCAGTATGGTCTAGTGAACGCTCTTCTTGATGCCCTGGGACTTGATGCCTGGATTCGTCCCTTCCTGGGGCGAGGAGACACAGCTTTCTGGGTTGCCGCGGGCATGAATATCTGGACAGCCATGGGATTTTATGCCGTTCTCCTTTATTCAGGACTCCTTGATATTCCTTATGAACTTATTGAAGCAGCACGATTAGATGGAGCTTCGGGGTGGAGTCTCGTACGCTTCGTGATTTCTCCTCTTCTCAGGCCTCTGCTTGTTACCTCGACAATCTTTAGTCTCAACGGCACCTTGAAAGTCTTTGACCAGCTCCTTGCCCTTACGGGTGGTGGTCCAGGAAAGTCGACTACTCCTCTGACACTCTACATGTACCGTACAGTTTTTCACTATAACCAGTACGGCTACGGGAGTACCATTGCTGTGATACTTACCCTTGAATGCTTGCTCGTTACTGGTGTCCTTTCTTTC